The proteins below are encoded in one region of Sulfitobacter sp. SK012:
- a CDS encoding SDR family NAD(P)-dependent oxidoreductase, which yields MLEKVALVTGAARGIGLATTRLFIEQGWRVAMVDRDGEALVEAADGLNQASPFLYDISIPEQVDEMVSSIVSAFGRIDAVVNNAGVADFGPIETTDFARWKEVMATNLDGTFLVSQACLSALKETRGALVNIASISGLRASTLRVAYGTSKAAVIHLTKQQAAELGEYGIRANCVCPGPVRTKLAMAVHSPEIIASYHDAIPLNRYGSEREIAEVITFLCSDRASYVTGQIIASDGGFESTGVGLPALRT from the coding sequence ATGTTGGAAAAAGTAGCTTTGGTTACAGGTGCGGCCCGCGGGATCGGCCTTGCGACAACACGATTGTTCATCGAACAAGGCTGGCGTGTTGCGATGGTGGACCGCGATGGCGAAGCGCTTGTCGAGGCCGCTGATGGCCTGAACCAAGCCAGCCCATTCTTGTATGACATTTCGATCCCAGAGCAAGTTGACGAGATGGTGAGCAGCATTGTTAGCGCATTTGGTCGCATCGACGCAGTGGTGAACAACGCCGGTGTCGCCGATTTTGGCCCAATCGAGACCACCGATTTCGCGCGTTGGAAAGAAGTTATGGCGACCAATCTGGACGGGACGTTTTTAGTATCACAAGCCTGCCTTTCGGCCCTTAAGGAAACGCGCGGCGCGCTTGTGAACATCGCTTCAATCTCTGGATTACGAGCTTCTACCTTGAGGGTTGCGTATGGGACCTCCAAAGCTGCGGTGATCCACCTAACCAAACAACAAGCTGCTGAATTGGGCGAATATGGAATCCGGGCCAATTGCGTTTGCCCCGGCCCGGTACGCACCAAGCTGGCTATGGCCGTTCACTCGCCGGAAATCATCGCCAGCTATCACGATGCGATCCCGCTGAATCGTTATGGATCTGAGCGCGAGATCGCAGAGGTGATAACTTTTCTATGCTCCGATAGAGCCAGCTATGTCACCGGTCAAATCATCGCGTCAGACGGGGGCTTTGAAAGCACGGGAGTTGGATTGCCTGCGCTGCGTACATAA
- a CDS encoding DUF3604 domain-containing protein, protein MSIGKTLTGALLTLSTVLPSSASAQQASGPDFSVPKNEIVEKTENYSPFVNFEAPDRVFWGDSHLHTSYSWDAGLVGNTLGPDEAYRFAKGQQVIASSGQPVKLVRPLDWLVVADHAESLGVAVLIERSDPAILKSEVGRTTHDLYKEGKIYEAFENWGLNVIVGGNDPLKDPALTRTVWEEIIDHAENHNTPGQFTAFIGYEWSSAPGGNNLHRVVIMRDGAAEAKKVLPFAAYESDDPEKLWDWMEVYEEKTGGQILAIPHNGNISNGVMFSVETQSGDPIDQEYAERRAKWEPLYEVTQMKGDGEAHPFLSPNDEFADYENWDRGNWNGEPKTPEMLPHEYARGGLKVGLQMEEALGINPFKFGMIGGTDSHTSLATSREDNYFGKVSLMEPGLDRFEGEIVPDPQNAGTGTYEFETIASGLQGVWAKENTREALWDAMKRKETYATTGSRMTVRVFGGWEYNADDVLRPDFAKTGYLGGVPMGGDLQNAPDGMAPKLMIRTLRDPDGANLDRVQVVKGWLDSNDQAQELVYDVVCSDDREIIEARCERAVGNTVNIEAATYTNDIGDSLLMAFWEDPDFDPSQRAFYYVRVLEIPTPRWTTYDAAFYGVGLPEGVPPSQQDRAYTSPIWYTP, encoded by the coding sequence ATGTCGATTGGAAAAACGCTAACTGGCGCACTGCTCACTTTGAGTACAGTCCTGCCGTCATCGGCCTCTGCCCAACAAGCGAGCGGGCCTGATTTTTCCGTACCGAAAAACGAAATTGTCGAGAAGACAGAGAATTACTCTCCTTTCGTAAACTTCGAGGCACCTGATCGTGTCTTCTGGGGAGATTCACATCTGCACACTTCGTATTCTTGGGATGCTGGATTGGTAGGCAATACGTTAGGCCCGGATGAGGCTTATCGCTTTGCGAAAGGTCAGCAGGTTATTGCAAGCTCTGGGCAGCCGGTCAAACTGGTCAGACCTCTGGACTGGCTCGTAGTGGCAGATCACGCAGAGAGCCTTGGTGTTGCGGTGCTTATCGAGCGTTCAGATCCCGCCATTTTAAAAAGCGAAGTCGGCCGGACCACGCACGACCTGTACAAAGAAGGCAAGATCTACGAAGCCTTTGAAAACTGGGGCCTGAATGTCATCGTTGGGGGCAATGATCCGCTCAAAGACCCTGCGCTGACCCGCACTGTCTGGGAAGAGATCATAGACCACGCTGAAAACCACAATACCCCCGGGCAGTTTACGGCCTTCATCGGCTACGAATGGTCATCAGCGCCAGGTGGCAATAATCTGCACCGCGTCGTCATAATGCGGGATGGTGCGGCGGAGGCGAAAAAAGTCCTACCGTTCGCTGCCTATGAGTCCGACGACCCCGAGAAACTGTGGGATTGGATGGAAGTCTACGAAGAAAAAACCGGTGGGCAGATTCTTGCTATCCCCCACAATGGCAACATCTCGAATGGTGTGATGTTCTCTGTCGAGACCCAGTCCGGAGACCCAATAGACCAAGAATATGCAGAGCGCCGTGCCAAATGGGAACCTCTCTATGAGGTCACTCAAATGAAGGGTGATGGAGAAGCGCATCCGTTCCTGTCACCGAACGACGAGTTCGCTGACTATGAAAATTGGGATCGAGGAAATTGGAACGGTGAGCCGAAAACACCGGAAATGTTGCCACATGAATACGCCCGGGGTGGATTGAAGGTCGGCCTTCAAATGGAAGAAGCGCTCGGCATCAACCCATTCAAGTTTGGAATGATCGGTGGAACCGATTCACACACCTCGCTGGCCACCAGCCGAGAAGATAACTATTTCGGCAAAGTGTCGTTGATGGAACCGGGTCTCGACCGGTTCGAAGGAGAGATCGTCCCCGATCCGCAGAATGCGGGCACAGGTACATATGAATTTGAGACCATCGCGTCGGGGCTTCAAGGTGTATGGGCCAAGGAAAACACGCGCGAGGCTTTGTGGGATGCAATGAAACGCAAAGAAACATACGCAACCACAGGCAGCCGTATGACTGTCCGGGTGTTCGGCGGCTGGGAGTATAATGCCGACGATGTGCTGAGGCCAGATTTTGCCAAGACAGGTTATCTGGGCGGTGTGCCCATGGGCGGTGATTTGCAAAACGCACCTGACGGCATGGCCCCTAAACTGATGATCCGCACACTGCGTGACCCGGACGGAGCGAACTTAGACCGTGTTCAAGTTGTAAAGGGTTGGCTCGATTCAAACGACCAAGCACAAGAGCTTGTCTATGATGTCGTTTGCTCCGATGACCGAGAAATCATTGAAGCTCGTTGTGAACGTGCCGTCGGCAATACCGTCAACATCGAGGCTGCCACATACACCAACGATATTGGCGATTCACTTCTGATGGCCTTCTGGGAAGACCCCGATTTCGATCCCTCACAGCGTGCCTTCTACTATGTTCGGGTTCTTGAGATTCCCACACCACGCTGGACAACCTACGACGCTGCTTTCTACGGTGTTGGTTTGCCCGAGGGCGTGCCACCGTCACAGCAGGATCGGGCATACACATCACCGATTTGGTATACGCCATAG
- a CDS encoding GlsB/YeaQ/YmgE family stress response membrane protein — protein sequence MVFGSIFAMLVIGALAGWLSGKIMEGRGFGLLGNIIVGIVGAFLAGLIFPALGFSVGGGIVASILHATIGAVILLFLIGLVKRT from the coding sequence ATGGTGTTTGGAAGCATTTTTGCGATGCTTGTCATAGGTGCTCTTGCTGGCTGGTTATCAGGGAAAATTATGGAAGGCCGTGGCTTCGGGCTTCTAGGGAACATAATCGTTGGGATCGTTGGCGCTTTCCTAGCTGGCCTCATTTTCCCCGCTCTTGGATTTTCGGTTGGCGGCGGAATCGTCGCTTCAATTTTGCACGCTACAATCGGCGCAGTGATACTGCTTTTTCTGATCGGTTTAGTGAAGCGAACCTAA
- a CDS encoding DUF4399 domain-containing protein has protein sequence MKCLFSTVTAGILLAGAAVADGHRSPAPADARAYIISPTEGSTVSNPVTIIFGLEGMGVAPAGTEMDNTGHHHLLINTDPSSLDLDSGLPATDQIVHFGGGQTQITQKLPAGTHTLQLLLGDWSHVPHNPPVMSEVITVTVN, from the coding sequence ATGAAGTGCTTATTTTCAACTGTGACCGCAGGAATTCTGCTTGCCGGAGCAGCCGTTGCAGACGGTCACCGCAGCCCAGCACCAGCAGACGCACGGGCATACATTATATCACCTACCGAGGGTTCGACGGTCTCAAACCCTGTAACCATCATTTTCGGACTTGAAGGCATGGGCGTTGCGCCAGCAGGCACAGAAATGGACAACACCGGCCATCACCACCTGTTGATCAATACTGACCCGAGCTCTTTGGATCTTGATTCTGGGCTGCCCGCAACGGACCAAATTGTCCATTTCGGTGGCGGTCAGACACAAATAACTCAAAAGCTGCCTGCGGGCACACATACGCTACAGCTGCTTCTTGGCGATTGGAGCCACGTGCCGCACAATCCGCCTGTCATGAGTGAGGTCATTACAGTCACGGTAAACTAG
- a CDS encoding LysR substrate-binding domain-containing protein, whose protein sequence is MSRKSWHSLPEYQALRALMQGGTATAAAEQLGLSQSAVSRSIGNLEARTGLTLFEREAGRLRPTEEAVRLNHRLDPLFEALDRIDGPKQPVQETLRLIAPPTYAHRFLVSHIASFLAINPHFFVSLEVNTSDEVIRAILEDRFDLGLTGVELQRVGVRMQAFRVSSAVCVMTADHPLAAQTDVHPVDLDNQPIVAIASRHARRTQLDKIFNQARSKPRIMAEVSTSFAAVDLAKEGLGLAVVNPFPVYHYRSSDLAFRRFVSPIEYRSYFVMSDIRPLPRIARAFIRHLRLHTPADPHSKRVAANAQK, encoded by the coding sequence ATGTCCCGGAAATCCTGGCACAGCCTGCCCGAATATCAGGCTCTTCGCGCCCTGATGCAGGGGGGCACAGCGACAGCTGCTGCTGAACAACTGGGCCTGTCGCAATCCGCGGTCAGTCGCTCAATCGGGAACCTTGAGGCGCGCACTGGCCTGACGCTTTTTGAGCGAGAAGCCGGTCGATTGCGCCCAACCGAAGAGGCAGTGCGATTGAACCACCGCCTTGACCCGTTGTTTGAAGCCCTGGACAGGATCGACGGCCCTAAACAGCCGGTTCAGGAAACACTGCGCCTGATCGCACCGCCAACCTATGCCCATCGTTTTCTTGTCAGCCACATCGCCAGCTTTCTTGCCATCAACCCGCATTTCTTTGTGAGCCTCGAAGTCAACACATCCGACGAGGTGATCCGCGCGATTCTCGAAGACCGTTTTGATCTTGGCTTAACCGGAGTCGAACTCCAGCGGGTCGGAGTCAGAATGCAGGCTTTCCGTGTCTCATCAGCTGTCTGTGTGATGACAGCTGATCATCCGCTTGCTGCGCAGACAGATGTGCATCCGGTTGATCTGGACAACCAGCCCATTGTTGCCATTGCAAGTCGCCATGCCCGCCGCACTCAGCTCGATAAAATCTTCAACCAAGCGCGCAGCAAGCCGCGGATCATGGCCGAGGTATCAACCTCGTTCGCCGCTGTGGATCTGGCCAAAGAAGGGTTGGGCCTTGCCGTGGTTAACCCCTTTCCAGTCTACCATTATCGCTCAAGTGATCTCGCCTTTCGCCGGTTTGTATCGCCGATAGAATATCGCAGCTACTTCGTCATGTCCGACATACGCCCTTTACCCCGCATCGCTCGCGCATTTATCCGTCATCTTAGGCTCCACACACCGGCTGATCCCCACTCAAAAAGAGTCGCTGCAAATGCCCAAAAGTGA
- a CDS encoding GNAT family N-acetyltransferase: MAYTELFGNPAHRTFLRRGENLWRVVQGHPRYAYYGTVVSLSDPGEDTAEIMTSLARLQGLGMCFYYPKTGATALLAGLKAKGLRTAQSLYHRGGRAAYEASKTLLNSKTAPENLTISRLDATTPETVIKATVELCQSCGLSAMPGEIMRGSVIPGINLIATDVSGTPVATAASYAMHAPDTPRATEAFWGVLATQKDYRGQGLAARLGALAIVYMWENEGMRAFNTGIKAENLASQAACAKLGVLNTDWVTAFCFDDERLAAQ, from the coding sequence ATGGCTTACACCGAACTCTTCGGAAATCCTGCGCATCGTACCTTTCTTAGGCGCGGTGAGAATCTCTGGCGTGTCGTTCAAGGCCATCCTCGCTATGCTTACTACGGGACTGTCGTATCACTAAGCGATCCGGGGGAAGACACCGCAGAGATCATGACCAGTCTCGCTCGGTTACAAGGCTTAGGAATGTGTTTCTATTATCCCAAAACTGGCGCGACTGCTCTTCTGGCAGGCCTAAAGGCCAAAGGGCTGCGGACAGCGCAAAGTTTGTACCATCGTGGTGGCCGCGCGGCTTATGAGGCAAGTAAAACCCTTTTGAACAGTAAGACTGCGCCAGAAAACCTGACCATTTCGCGGTTAGATGCGACTACGCCTGAAACGGTGATCAAAGCAACGGTAGAGTTATGCCAGAGTTGCGGCCTGTCAGCGATGCCCGGCGAAATCATGCGTGGCAGCGTTATTCCGGGAATAAACCTGATTGCGACAGACGTCAGCGGTACACCTGTGGCCACCGCGGCGTCATATGCGATGCATGCTCCTGACACGCCCCGTGCCACTGAGGCTTTCTGGGGTGTGCTAGCAACCCAGAAAGACTATCGCGGACAAGGGTTGGCCGCGCGGCTTGGGGCTCTAGCGATTGTGTATATGTGGGAGAACGAGGGTATGCGCGCCTTCAATACGGGTATCAAAGCCGAAAACTTGGCCTCACAAGCTGCCTGCGCAAAGCTAGGCGTATTGAACACCGATTGGGTAACTGCTTTTTGTTTTGATGACGAGCGTTTGGCCGCCCAATAA
- a CDS encoding c-type cytochrome yields the protein MNRFVLFFPLLVLGSSLGAESTGKDLFAENCVLCHGTVGRGDGPKAGELGTPPPDLTKIAERRDGVWPMLEIMSIIDGYSRNTLPREDMPVFENFLDNDMVEFDTGNGVEVLVPSKLVEIVNYLEELQDPAPERYVP from the coding sequence ATGAACCGATTTGTACTTTTTTTCCCGTTGCTTGTTTTGGGCTCGTCGCTAGGAGCTGAAAGCACTGGGAAAGATCTGTTCGCCGAGAATTGTGTTTTGTGCCACGGCACAGTGGGACGTGGCGACGGTCCCAAGGCTGGAGAATTGGGTACGCCGCCACCAGATCTGACAAAAATCGCCGAGCGCCGTGACGGGGTTTGGCCCATGCTCGAAATTATGTCGATCATCGATGGTTACTCCCGCAACACGCTCCCGCGAGAAGATATGCCAGTCTTCGAAAATTTCTTGGACAATGACATGGTAGAATTTGACACTGGAAACGGTGTGGAAGTTTTGGTGCCGAGTAAGCTTGTCGAGATAGTGAACTATCTCGAAGAGTTACAGGATCCTGCGCCAGAGCGATACGTACCTTGA
- a CDS encoding DUF1186 domain-containing protein, whose translation MTPEEIMRNLARDDIFPKAAMAEARARREEMVPIFVDLVSHLARQSIPEMKDSDLMALIPIFHMLGEWQDPRAYRPLVQMLARPTSVIDHLLGDAVTETSFRVIAGTFDGDLQPLFDVIENKKADEFARTALMSALVLIAQLHLTQRPVIEDYFRTFRQRCPKASSDVLTGWMDAVADLGLEDMSETVRVVFDTGLIPKNYYDFGHFLEDLGATLDANGSPVNRRYQNSLITDAIEDLSKWHCYSDAFLTQQNIRKVSNDLRVAPWTEAFKHPTVPVGRNDPCPCGSGKKFKKCCLY comes from the coding sequence ATGACTCCCGAAGAAATCATGCGCAATCTCGCGCGCGACGACATTTTCCCGAAAGCCGCTATGGCCGAAGCGCGCGCTAGGCGCGAAGAAATGGTGCCAATCTTTGTCGATCTGGTCAGCCATCTTGCACGTCAGTCCATCCCGGAGATGAAAGACTCTGACTTGATGGCCCTTATTCCTATCTTCCACATGCTTGGCGAATGGCAAGATCCACGCGCTTATCGCCCATTAGTTCAGATGCTCGCTCGCCCGACCAGCGTCATCGACCATCTCCTCGGAGACGCCGTGACCGAAACGAGCTTTCGCGTCATCGCCGGAACATTCGACGGTGACTTGCAACCCTTGTTCGACGTCATCGAGAACAAGAAGGCCGATGAATTCGCGCGCACGGCCCTGATGAGCGCCCTCGTCCTGATTGCGCAACTGCACCTCACCCAACGCCCGGTGATAGAGGATTACTTTCGGACCTTCCGCCAGCGATGCCCCAAGGCTTCGAGCGACGTTCTCACCGGCTGGATGGACGCCGTTGCCGACCTCGGACTTGAAGACATGTCAGAGACTGTGCGCGTTGTTTTCGACACGGGCCTGATTCCGAAGAACTACTACGATTTCGGGCATTTCCTTGAGGATTTGGGGGCCACGCTCGATGCAAATGGCTCACCCGTAAACCGCCGTTACCAGAATTCCCTGATCACCGATGCCATCGAAGATCTGTCGAAATGGCACTGCTATTCAGATGCGTTCCTCACGCAGCAGAATATCCGTAAGGTCAGCAATGATTTGCGCGTGGCCCCCTGGACTGAAGCCTTTAAACACCCGACAGTCCCAGTCGGCCGTAACGACCCCTGTCCCTGCGGCAGCGGCAAGAAGTTCAAGAAATGCTGCCTGTACTGA
- a CDS encoding dipeptidase: MNAATAPVIFDGHNDVLLHLYRAGGLSATDSFLTGRDGALDLIKAKAGGFGGGFFAIYIPSPMDKAFKMAEMAKPTYDLPLPDAIDWEDALPVAMAIAAILFDLENKGALKVCRSVADIRAALVAGQMAAIFHIEGAEAIDPDLHTLEVLYQAGLRSIGPVWSRPTIFGNGVPFRYPSDPNIGSGLTDHGLRLVKRCDELGVMVDLSHLNTAGFWDVARHSTKPLVATHSNAHAICPHSRNLTDDQLAAIKDSDGMVGLNFAVAFLRDDGRMIEDVPLEQMLRHLDHLIEHLGEDRVGLGSDYDGAIVPQDVTTVAELPNLRQAMTQHGYDDTLLTKLCHGNWLRVLEKTWGS, from the coding sequence TTGAACGCTGCCACCGCGCCAGTCATTTTTGATGGTCACAATGATGTCCTGCTGCACCTTTACCGTGCGGGCGGGCTTTCTGCCACTGACAGTTTTCTGACTGGGCGGGATGGCGCGCTTGATTTGATCAAGGCAAAGGCTGGAGGTTTTGGCGGCGGTTTCTTTGCCATTTATATTCCTTCGCCGATGGATAAAGCCTTCAAGATGGCAGAGATGGCCAAGCCCACCTACGATCTTCCTTTACCGGATGCCATCGATTGGGAAGATGCTTTGCCCGTTGCAATGGCCATCGCGGCGATACTTTTCGATCTGGAAAACAAAGGCGCGCTGAAGGTGTGCCGCAGCGTTGCCGATATACGTGCGGCTCTTGTTGCAGGCCAGATGGCTGCGATTTTTCATATCGAAGGGGCTGAGGCAATTGATCCCGATTTGCACACGTTGGAAGTGCTGTATCAGGCGGGTTTGCGTTCCATTGGCCCCGTTTGGAGCCGTCCGACAATCTTTGGCAATGGTGTGCCGTTTCGCTATCCCAGCGACCCCAATATTGGTTCAGGTTTGACGGATCACGGTTTGCGATTGGTGAAACGCTGTGACGAATTGGGCGTGATGGTCGACCTTTCGCACCTGAACACCGCCGGATTCTGGGACGTTGCGCGCCATTCCACCAAACCGCTAGTGGCGACCCATTCCAACGCGCACGCCATTTGTCCACATTCGCGGAACCTTACCGATGATCAGTTGGCCGCGATCAAGGATAGCGACGGCATGGTCGGGCTGAATTTCGCGGTGGCATTCTTACGCGACGATGGGCGCATGATTGAAGATGTGCCACTGGAACAGATGCTGCGACATCTGGATCATCTAATCGAACATCTAGGCGAAGATCGGGTTGGTCTTGGCTCTGACTATGACGGAGCGATTGTGCCGCAGGATGTGACAACGGTTGCTGAACTGCCCAACTTGAGACAGGCCATGACCCAGCATGGATATGACGATACGTTGTTGACCAAGCTGTGTCATGGAAACTGGTTGCGTGTGCTGGAGAAAACCTGGGGGTCTTAA
- a CDS encoding ABC transporter permease has product MRATFLTLGSIIVTMLGLIFVTFIIGRVMPIDPVLAIVGEQASKSTYDAAYEQLGLDRPIIVQFGLYVWDVIHGDFGKSLLTARPVADDIKRVFPATLELATIGVFAGIVLGVPLGVIAAVKRGSWIDQVARVIALVGYSMPIFWLGLMGLLVFYGILGWVGGPGRVGIFYVDIVPSVTGMILVDSILDRNWVVFKDALSHIVLPASLLGYYSLAYISRMTRSFMLEQLSAEYITTARVKGMSENAVIWRHAFKNIRVQLITVIALSYANLLEGSVLTEIIFSWPGIGSYITTALLSADMSAVMGGTVVVGLIFILLNIFSDLLYKVFDPRAK; this is encoded by the coding sequence ATCAGGGCGACGTTCCTGACGCTTGGCTCAATCATCGTGACGATGTTGGGTCTCATCTTCGTCACATTCATCATTGGACGGGTCATGCCGATTGACCCGGTGCTGGCCATTGTCGGTGAGCAGGCGTCAAAATCCACCTATGACGCCGCTTATGAACAACTGGGGTTGGACCGGCCCATCATCGTTCAATTTGGCCTTTATGTCTGGGATGTCATTCACGGCGATTTTGGGAAGTCGCTTTTGACGGCACGTCCTGTGGCAGATGATATCAAGCGGGTTTTTCCGGCGACGTTGGAATTAGCCACGATTGGCGTCTTCGCCGGGATTGTGCTGGGCGTGCCACTGGGCGTTATTGCCGCTGTCAAACGCGGCTCTTGGATCGACCAAGTGGCTCGGGTCATTGCGCTGGTTGGCTATTCAATGCCCATCTTCTGGCTGGGTTTGATGGGTCTCTTGGTGTTCTACGGTATTCTGGGGTGGGTCGGTGGGCCCGGCCGGGTCGGCATATTTTATGTCGATATTGTCCCGTCTGTGACGGGCATGATCCTAGTAGACAGTATTCTTGATCGGAACTGGGTAGTCTTCAAAGACGCGCTAAGCCATATTGTGCTGCCTGCGTCCTTGCTCGGCTATTATTCACTGGCCTACATCAGCCGCATGACACGCTCGTTCATGTTGGAACAACTCAGCGCAGAATACATCACAACCGCGCGGGTCAAAGGCATGTCAGAAAACGCTGTCATCTGGCGACATGCGTTCAAGAATATCCGGGTGCAACTGATCACCGTAATCGCGCTGAGCTATGCGAACTTGCTCGAAGGGTCAGTTCTGACAGAGATCATATTCAGTTGGCCTGGTATCGGCAGCTACATCACCACAGCTCTTTTGTCGGCAGACATGAGTGCGGTTATGGGGGGCACGGTTGTGGTTGGCTTGATCTTTATCTTGCTGAATATTTTCTCAGACCTACTCTACAAGGTGTTTGATCCCCGTGCAAAATAG
- a CDS encoding ABC transporter substrate-binding protein translates to MNAFNRLLSSAALGLAVGLTSFAAVAETPANMLVIANRIDDITTIDPAQSFEFAGSDVSRNIYSKLVNFDPLNLDAGYQPDLAESWTVSEDGRTITFTMREGVKFHSGNPVRAEDVEFSLRRVVTLNKTPSFILTQFGFTAENVGETIVADGNTISITTDKRYATSFVLNCLTATIGGIVDKEVVMANEVDGDLGNNWLATNSAGSGPYILQGWKPNESVTLVSNPGYFGGAPAMERVIVRHVQESATQRLMLERGDIDVARNLNPEDIAGAREADGVAIDDELRGRLMYISVNQKHPELAKPEVRQAIKYLVDYEGMQNSFLNGQYTIHQNFLPRTYLGAVDENPFSLNVEKAKELLASVGVGPFEIEVGVREAQERIEIAQSLQNTFAQAGITLNITVGTAKAILGRYRARELDMYMGAWGPDYPDPHTNAGTFAYNPDNSDEAGATGLLAYRNAWDTGGLTEKVAAAVVESDRDTRAKMYADIQSEFRDIAPFAILFQKIEQTGRNEAVQNLNLGGAITAVSYWPVTK, encoded by the coding sequence ATGAATGCTTTTAACCGTTTACTATCCAGCGCGGCCCTTGGCCTGGCAGTTGGACTGACGTCCTTTGCTGCCGTGGCAGAAACGCCGGCAAACATGCTGGTGATTGCCAACCGGATTGACGACATCACCACAATTGATCCTGCACAAAGCTTTGAATTTGCCGGGTCTGACGTGAGCCGCAACATCTATAGTAAGCTGGTCAATTTTGACCCGCTGAACCTCGATGCGGGCTATCAGCCGGATCTGGCTGAAAGCTGGACCGTCAGCGAGGATGGCCGCACCATCACCTTTACGATGCGTGAAGGGGTCAAGTTTCATTCAGGCAATCCCGTGCGTGCCGAAGACGTAGAGTTTTCGCTGCGTCGTGTGGTGACGTTGAACAAAACGCCATCGTTCATTCTGACACAATTCGGTTTCACCGCAGAGAATGTTGGTGAAACAATCGTGGCCGACGGCAATACGATCAGCATCACAACGGACAAGCGCTATGCGACGTCTTTCGTGCTGAACTGTCTGACAGCCACAATCGGTGGTATCGTCGACAAAGAGGTGGTGATGGCCAATGAAGTTGATGGCGATCTGGGCAATAACTGGCTTGCCACCAATTCCGCCGGGTCCGGTCCATACATTCTGCAAGGCTGGAAGCCCAACGAAAGCGTCACGCTTGTCAGTAACCCTGGCTACTTCGGCGGTGCGCCTGCCATGGAACGCGTAATCGTGCGTCACGTGCAGGAAAGTGCGACCCAGCGTCTTATGCTGGAACGCGGCGACATTGACGTTGCCCGCAACCTGAATCCCGAAGATATCGCTGGTGCGCGCGAAGCTGACGGCGTGGCAATTGATGATGAGTTGCGCGGACGTTTGATGTATATCTCGGTCAACCAAAAGCACCCAGAGCTGGCCAAGCCCGAAGTGCGTCAGGCGATCAAGTATCTGGTCGATTATGAAGGGATGCAGAACAGCTTTCTCAACGGTCAGTACACGATCCATCAGAACTTCCTGCCGCGCACCTATCTGGGTGCCGTCGACGAAAACCCGTTCAGCCTGAATGTAGAAAAGGCCAAGGAATTGCTGGCATCCGTCGGTGTTGGCCCGTTCGAAATTGAAGTTGGTGTACGCGAAGCGCAAGAGCGGATCGAGATTGCACAATCGCTGCAAAATACCTTTGCCCAGGCAGGTATCACTCTGAACATTACAGTTGGAACGGCCAAGGCCATTCTGGGCCGTTACCGTGCGCGGGAACTGGATATGTATATGGGCGCGTGGGGACCAGATTATCCCGACCCACACACAAACGCTGGTACATTCGCATATAACCCTGACAATTCGGACGAAGCAGGCGCAACGGGCCTGTTGGCCTATCGGAATGCCTGGGACACCGGTGGGTTGACCGAAAAAGTTGCTGCGGCTGTTGTCGAGAGCGACCGCGACACACGTGCAAAGATGTATGCTGACATTCAGTCCGAGTTTCGCGACATCGCACCATTTGCGATCCTGTTTCAAAAGATTGAGCAAACAGGCCGTAACGAAGCGGTGCAAAACCTCAACCTAGGCGGGGCTATCACGGCTGTATCATACTGGCCGGTAACCAAGTAA
- a CDS encoding DsbA family protein, translating to MAKIDFWFSIGSTYSYLTVMRLPELAKKVGIEFRWRPFDVRHVMIEQKNITVGQKVGER from the coding sequence ATGGCAAAGATTGATTTTTGGTTTTCTATTGGAAGTACGTATAGCTACCTCACAGTAATGCGCCTGCCCGAACTTGCGAAGAAGGTTGGGATCGAGTTTCGATGGCGGCCATTCGACGTTCGACACGTCATGATCGAACAGAAGAACATAACCGTGGGCCAGAAGGTCGGGGAGCGTTGA